A region from the Candidatus Electrothrix scaldis genome encodes:
- the prfB gene encoding peptide chain release factor 2 (programmed frameshift), translated as MAELNETAEAKQKLQELKEKMLALKEHLDLDGKKLDIERLESESLEPNFWNDQANAKKVQKQLGQLQDLVKNWELNFQDLEEADMLLDMAIEEQDLETQKEVESSLSQLQKRVDLVELECMFDGEHDDSNALLVIHAGAGGTEAQDWVSILLRMYLRWAEAHDFPTDILDYLPGDEAGVKSVTVRIKGKNAYGYTRSEVGIHRLVRISPFDSSGRRHTSFASVMVLPELDDTIEVKIDEKDLRIDTYRASGAGGQHVNKTDSAIRITHLPTGIVVQCQNERSQHRNKDMAMKMLMARLYEKQQEEQAKAQENLQGDKKEIAWGSQIRSYVLQPYRLIKDHRTDVEEGNVDAVLDGRLDPFIKAFLLWQPQ; from the exons ATGGCTGAATTGAACGAAACCGCTGAGGCAAAACAAAAACTCCAGGAACTGAAAGAGAAAATGCTCGCCCTGAAGGAGCATCTT GACTTAGATGGCAAGAAACTCGACATTGAACGGTTGGAATCCGAGTCACTGGAACCCAATTTCTGGAATGATCAGGCTAACGCCAAAAAGGTTCAAAAACAACTTGGTCAGTTACAGGATCTCGTTAAAAATTGGGAACTGAATTTTCAGGACCTGGAAGAAGCTGATATGCTCCTGGATATGGCCATTGAAGAACAGGACCTGGAAACCCAAAAAGAGGTTGAGTCCTCGCTGAGCCAGCTCCAAAAGCGGGTTGATCTGGTCGAGTTGGAGTGCATGTTCGATGGTGAGCATGATGACAGCAACGCCCTGCTGGTTATCCACGCAGGCGCTGGTGGCACTGAGGCTCAGGACTGGGTGAGCATTCTCCTGCGTATGTACCTGCGCTGGGCAGAAGCTCATGACTTCCCCACAGACATCCTTGACTATCTGCCCGGAGACGAGGCCGGTGTTAAGTCTGTGACAGTCCGCATCAAAGGAAAAAACGCCTATGGCTATACCCGCTCCGAGGTTGGTATACACCGCTTGGTGCGTATTTCGCCTTTTGATTCTTCCGGGCGACGCCATACCTCCTTTGCTTCGGTCATGGTCTTGCCGGAACTGGATGATACCATTGAGGTAAAGATTGACGAAAAGGATCTGCGTATAGACACCTATCGAGCCAGTGGTGCTGGTGGGCAGCACGTCAACAAAACCGACTCAGCCATCCGGATCACCCATCTTCCCACCGGAATTGTGGTGCAATGCCAAAACGAACGTTCGCAGCACCGCAATAAGGACATGGCTATGAAGATGCTCATGGCCCGGCTGTATGAAAAACAGCAGGAAGAACAGGCAAAGGCCCAGGAAAACCTCCAGGGAGATAAAAAGGAAATCGCCTGGGGCAGCCAGATTCGTTCCTATGTTTTGCAGCCGTACCGTTTGATCAAGGATCATCGGACAGACGTGGAAGAGGGCAATGTCGATGCTGTGCTTGATGGGCGTCTTGATCCTTTCATCAAGGCCTTTTTGCTTTGGCAGCCGCAATAG
- the lnt gene encoding apolipoprotein N-acyltransferase: protein MKTSIAHSEPLRGAAPYIRGMFTAILLTLAMPGITGWWPLLFIALLPLFSALGRLSTKQALYMGLFSGILYYINLSYWIVPVLQRFGGLHVATASLALLLLATYMAIYLTLFCLLLNKLLARARSRGNAATLLLLTAPILWTGLDFLRGTLFTGLPWMDLGYALYQQPLLIQAADLGGHHLITFSVVMVNALLFWLLDRFLATRSSALPVSDYHFGHPITVFLLLSCLGGYSVLRYQQIASDTATADTVMVSAVQGNIEQHLKWSPTQKEKTVDRYLSLSLQALGQEEKPELLVWPETALPFYPTREPLMNKIRAFQRKNEVRILTGSPFFIVNPKDQTRVFYFNSALLLNQSGRLTARYNKQHLVPFGEYVPLRTYLWFLKPIVELIGDFTPGNSFAPLKAEKIQAGILICFESIFPNIARKESLEGANLLVSMTNDAWYGKSSAPYHSWAMTVFRAVENRRGLVRAANTGISGFVSPVGEIAKESSLFTAQTLSLKTPLLTGHTIFMLGGYRFGLVCCILIPILLYLSTRRQQNDHMAEHMHNK from the coding sequence ATGAAAACAAGCATTGCACATAGCGAGCCCCTGAGAGGAGCTGCTCCGTACATCCGAGGGATGTTTACCGCGATCTTGCTTACTCTGGCAATGCCTGGGATCACAGGCTGGTGGCCTCTTCTCTTTATAGCCCTGCTCCCACTTTTTTCTGCTCTCGGTCGCCTCTCGACAAAGCAAGCCCTGTATATGGGCCTGTTCTCTGGAATACTCTATTACATAAATTTATCCTATTGGATAGTGCCGGTACTCCAGCGTTTCGGCGGACTCCATGTGGCAACGGCAAGCCTTGCTCTCCTCTTGCTGGCTACATATATGGCGATCTATCTGACGCTGTTCTGCCTGTTGCTGAACAAGCTCCTTGCCAGGGCGCGCTCCCGAGGCAACGCAGCTACCCTGCTTCTACTCACAGCCCCTATTCTCTGGACAGGTCTTGATTTCCTTCGAGGTACTCTATTTACCGGCCTCCCCTGGATGGACCTGGGGTATGCCTTATACCAACAGCCGCTCTTAATCCAGGCCGCAGACCTGGGGGGGCACCATCTGATCACCTTCTCGGTAGTCATGGTGAATGCCCTCCTTTTCTGGCTGTTGGATAGATTTCTTGCCACACGTTCTTCCGCACTCCCTGTTTCTGATTACCATTTCGGACACCCTATCACAGTATTCCTTTTGCTCTCCTGCCTTGGTGGTTATTCTGTTTTACGATATCAGCAAATTGCCTCTGACACAGCAACGGCAGACACCGTTATGGTCAGTGCGGTCCAGGGAAATATTGAACAGCATTTGAAATGGTCGCCAACGCAGAAAGAGAAAACCGTTGATCGATATCTTTCTCTTTCCCTGCAAGCTCTGGGGCAGGAGGAAAAACCGGAACTTCTTGTCTGGCCGGAAACCGCCCTGCCCTTTTATCCGACCCGCGAACCTCTGATGAACAAAATTCGAGCCTTTCAGAGAAAAAACGAAGTTCGTATCCTGACCGGTTCTCCTTTTTTTATAGTCAATCCAAAAGATCAAACACGGGTATTTTATTTTAACAGCGCCCTCCTCCTCAATCAGTCAGGCAGACTTACTGCGCGCTATAACAAGCAACACCTTGTTCCCTTTGGCGAGTATGTCCCCTTACGCACCTATCTTTGGTTTCTCAAACCAATTGTAGAGCTCATAGGCGATTTTACCCCAGGTAACTCCTTTGCTCCTCTGAAGGCGGAAAAAATTCAGGCGGGTATCCTGATCTGCTTTGAATCTATCTTCCCCAACATCGCCCGCAAGGAGTCCTTAGAAGGAGCCAATCTACTGGTAAGTATGACAAACGACGCCTGGTACGGCAAATCCAGCGCACCCTACCACTCCTGGGCCATGACAGTGTTTCGGGCTGTGGAAAACAGACGTGGCCTGGTACGAGCGGCTAATACAGGAATCAGCGGTTTTGTCAGCCCTGTAGGGGAGATTGCCAAAGAGAGTTCTCTCTTTACCGCACAAACACTCAGCTTAAAAACACCATTACTAACAGGCCACACCATTTTTATGCTCGGTGGATATCGCTTTGGTCTGGTCTGTTGTATCCTCATTCCCATCTTGCTGTATCTGTCAACACGCAGACAGCAAAACGACCATATGGCGGAGCACATGCACAACAAATGA
- a CDS encoding hemolysin family protein: MAEIEEESGGKTFWQRLKLLTRLRKPPDTTQELEHEIQGLLEDGEEQGLISSHEEQLINSIFHFRATVASEIMTPAAEIVWIDVNNSVQEAVTLINSQRYTRIPVYSDSQDNIIGILHAKDLLRTFGGETEQDGQLENYLNPPLIISESKPITELLREFQAKKNHMAVVTDEFGGVRGLITLEDVIEEIVGEIDDEHDQEERELMQVDQQTIVVDAKIDIEEVEEHFQCKLPEGPYESIGGLLIHSLGRMPQTGETVESAPLTLTVLVANPRKVRTVRIRKV; the protein is encoded by the coding sequence ATGGCGGAGATAGAGGAGGAGAGTGGCGGGAAAACTTTTTGGCAACGCCTGAAATTACTGACGAGACTCAGAAAACCCCCTGATACTACCCAGGAATTAGAACACGAGATCCAAGGTTTACTGGAAGATGGTGAAGAGCAGGGCTTGATCAGTAGTCATGAAGAACAGCTTATCAACTCCATTTTTCACTTTCGAGCCACGGTTGCCTCTGAAATCATGACTCCGGCAGCGGAAATCGTTTGGATTGACGTGAACAATTCTGTCCAGGAAGCCGTAACCCTGATTAATTCACAACGATACACCAGAATACCGGTGTACAGTGACAGCCAGGATAACATTATCGGAATTCTCCATGCCAAGGATCTCCTTCGCACCTTTGGTGGAGAAACTGAACAGGACGGGCAGTTAGAAAACTATCTCAATCCGCCCTTGATTATCTCCGAGTCCAAGCCTATTACCGAGCTGCTCCGGGAATTTCAAGCCAAGAAAAACCATATGGCCGTGGTAACAGATGAATTCGGAGGGGTACGAGGACTCATCACCCTGGAAGATGTCATAGAGGAAATTGTTGGTGAAATCGATGATGAGCACGACCAGGAAGAACGTGAACTCATGCAAGTTGACCAACAGACCATTGTCGTAGATGCAAAAATTGACATAGAAGAGGTGGAAGAGCATTTCCAGTGTAAACTCCCCGAAGGACCATATGAATCCATCGGCGGCCTCCTTATTCATTCTCTGGGACGCATGCCGCAAACCGGCGAGACCGTGGAAAGTGCTCCTCTGACATTAACTGTACTTGTAGCGAATCCCCGCAAGGTTCGCACAGTAAGAATTCGCAAGGTATGA
- a CDS encoding biotin carboxylase N-terminal domain-containing protein, whose amino-acid sequence MQGKVLIANRGEIAIRIMEACQDLGLEYTIIYTDADRDSEHVQRNWLNGNDQNAWRVASYTDPNDVLSVADHTGCTAIHPGYGFFSEDYRFARRVTIRDRPLVFIGPSWEVIRDLGDKINTKRVANQLGIPTIPGTSAPIYNEMEAEEVAQHLFDMQKEEGEPEPAILIKAAAGGGGMGIEEINRVEHFRRVYRQVQNYAKRQFGDGGVLIEQRLRDFNHLEVQLVCSRHNERIHFGSRNCTIQSTGRQKRVEAAPGFHVSCFDYDFNAEQVLESVVDYSLKLAEHVQYDNVGTWEWIVSRSGKPYLLEVNTRIQVENDVSARISYLDGKHPNLLREQIRLALGEPMGYQQSDVVFRGASIELRIVAENTQRDFAPWIGTITRFDLPKYEWSATYSHVPTNRPYPIPSEYDPNLALALVWGDSVEEAKERARQFIDASQVEGVNSSGDAILTNLDYLRANLDRLLTF is encoded by the coding sequence GTGCAAGGCAAAGTACTTATTGCTAATCGCGGCGAGATAGCCATCCGTATTATGGAGGCGTGTCAGGATCTCGGCCTTGAATATACGATTATCTACACAGATGCTGATCGTGACTCTGAGCATGTGCAGAGAAATTGGTTAAACGGGAACGATCAGAATGCCTGGCGGGTTGCCAGTTATACTGATCCGAATGATGTCCTGTCTGTGGCTGATCATACCGGCTGTACAGCTATTCATCCAGGCTACGGTTTTTTTTCGGAAGATTATCGTTTTGCTCGTCGGGTAACCATTCGGGACCGTCCGCTTGTTTTTATCGGCCCGAGCTGGGAGGTTATTCGGGATCTTGGAGATAAAATCAATACCAAACGGGTTGCGAACCAGCTGGGGATTCCTACTATTCCAGGTACCTCTGCGCCTATTTATAATGAAATGGAGGCTGAAGAGGTTGCTCAGCATCTTTTTGATATGCAAAAGGAAGAGGGAGAACCTGAGCCTGCCATATTGATTAAGGCGGCTGCCGGTGGTGGCGGCATGGGTATTGAGGAAATTAATAGGGTAGAACATTTTCGCCGCGTGTACAGGCAGGTACAGAACTACGCTAAACGGCAGTTCGGTGATGGTGGCGTGCTGATTGAACAGCGCTTGCGCGATTTTAATCACCTCGAAGTGCAGCTGGTTTGCTCCCGCCATAACGAGCGGATTCATTTTGGTTCACGAAACTGTACTATTCAGTCCACTGGTCGCCAGAAACGGGTTGAGGCTGCACCAGGTTTTCATGTTTCTTGTTTTGATTATGATTTTAATGCGGAACAGGTGCTTGAAAGTGTTGTTGACTATTCCTTAAAACTGGCCGAACATGTTCAGTACGACAATGTAGGAACCTGGGAGTGGATCGTTAGTCGGAGTGGTAAACCTTATTTGCTTGAGGTAAATACTCGTATTCAGGTGGAGAATGATGTTTCCGCCCGGATCAGCTATCTGGATGGGAAACATCCGAACCTGTTGCGGGAGCAGATTCGTCTTGCCCTTGGAGAGCCGATGGGGTATCAGCAGAGTGATGTGGTTTTTCGCGGGGCAAGCATTGAACTGCGGATCGTTGCTGAAAATACCCAGCGTGATTTCGCTCCCTGGATCGGCACGATTACCCGCTTTGACCTGCCCAAGTATGAATGGTCTGCCACCTATAGCCATGTTCCGACCAACCGACCCTATCCTATTCCCAGTGAGTATGACCCAAACCTTGCCTTGGCCTTGGTGTGGGGGGATAGTGTGGAGGAGGCCAAAGAGCGTGCCCGGCAATTCATTGATGCCTCGCAGGTTGAAGGTGTCAATAGCTCGGGCGATGCCATCCTGACCAATCTTGATTATCTGCGAGCAAATCTGGATCGTCTCCTGACCTTCTAG
- a CDS encoding acetyl-CoA carboxylase carboxyl transferase subunit alpha/beta produces MNDLIKQLQRVEQRIGYLIHIKDTAEWGNLAEFQEKAEHLKNAIFDLEKDELSARLEKLEDSVRFLEERCEEGLTSMERVRIVRSPLRFSLKDILENVYEEHTELGGEGEANIDPALVVAKANIVRRIKKKPYTSPVMIIGQEVGHGEEFRNGGSCKPWGNEKAMRYMKVAETEGIPIHFYVFTPGSYPVEEYPGAAQQIARNLYTMTKLRVPMISVISEGGSGGAEAVGLSDFRLMFSHGYYSVISPEGAAAIEGRVREGEKVSPELIERCARQLNITATDNLRLGTIDRIIQEPGLGAKSDDFAFFARIRSEIIRATDEVVLKTKSLRAFRSYEVKKKKAESPDEAPQIDIPWDLGPKETERLLRARSRKYRNMSTQSYGVINIPAENMLKSLYSATEKLWYTFRYDVLKNQHKQIQKTLKEVSGEGTALVNGLIAPFASVYKRVVAQDEKKSALAALSPAIAAQASGEYCIIPDPLELTDTYTSPLANEDRTVTCPNASKYGCQDLWIPDLYGEFCGVCENCGYHFPLEYQWYLKNVFDPGSVRIFNNELFSLNPLNYEGFDDRLKSARSKTGMGCANLTFDARVKDINLVVTMLFSDFRNGTVGSAEGEKFVRACDRARRKKRPLLAYVHTTGGIRIQEGTLGVAQMPKCTMAVREYIDSGGLYIVVYDNNSYAGPVASFLGCSPYQFAIRSSRIGFAGPRVIRETTGIDIPPDYHDARNALKRGHIQGITDRRDFRRHLYQVMQTMGSPSLYYR; encoded by the coding sequence ATGAATGATCTTATCAAACAGCTTCAGAGGGTTGAGCAACGAATAGGGTATTTAATCCATATCAAGGATACTGCCGAGTGGGGCAATTTGGCTGAATTCCAGGAAAAGGCTGAGCATCTGAAAAATGCGATTTTTGATCTGGAAAAAGATGAGCTCAGCGCACGACTGGAAAAGCTGGAAGACTCTGTTCGGTTTCTGGAAGAGCGTTGCGAAGAAGGCCTGACCTCGATGGAGCGGGTGCGTATTGTACGTTCCCCCCTACGTTTTTCTCTGAAAGATATTCTGGAAAACGTCTACGAGGAACATACTGAGCTTGGTGGTGAGGGGGAAGCAAATATCGACCCCGCCCTGGTGGTTGCCAAGGCCAATATTGTTCGCCGGATCAAGAAAAAACCCTATACCTCCCCGGTTATGATTATCGGGCAGGAGGTGGGGCACGGCGAAGAGTTCCGAAACGGTGGTTCCTGTAAGCCCTGGGGTAATGAGAAGGCCATGCGCTATATGAAGGTGGCGGAAACCGAGGGGATTCCCATCCATTTTTATGTTTTCACACCTGGGTCCTATCCTGTGGAAGAGTATCCCGGTGCAGCGCAGCAGATTGCCCGTAACCTCTATACCATGACCAAATTACGGGTTCCCATGATCTCTGTGATTTCAGAGGGTGGTTCCGGTGGGGCCGAGGCAGTTGGTCTGAGCGATTTTCGCCTCATGTTTTCCCACGGCTATTACTCGGTTATTTCTCCTGAGGGGGCTGCTGCTATTGAAGGGCGGGTCAGAGAAGGGGAAAAGGTTTCTCCAGAGTTGATTGAGCGTTGTGCCCGCCAGCTGAACATCACTGCAACGGATAATCTCCGTCTCGGCACTATTGACCGGATTATCCAGGAACCCGGCTTGGGTGCGAAGAGCGATGATTTTGCCTTCTTTGCCCGGATTCGTTCAGAGATTATTCGGGCCACGGATGAGGTAGTGTTGAAGACCAAGAGCCTGCGCGCCTTCCGTTCCTATGAGGTGAAAAAGAAAAAAGCAGAGAGCCCGGACGAGGCGCCGCAGATCGATATTCCCTGGGATCTTGGCCCCAAAGAGACTGAACGCTTGCTTAGGGCCCGCTCCAGAAAATACCGAAATATGAGCACCCAGAGTTACGGGGTAATCAATATTCCGGCGGAAAATATGCTGAAGTCACTGTACTCAGCCACGGAAAAACTCTGGTATACCTTTCGCTATGATGTGCTGAAGAATCAACATAAGCAGATACAGAAGACTTTGAAGGAGGTCTCCGGCGAAGGAACCGCGCTGGTGAACGGTCTCATTGCCCCTTTTGCTTCTGTCTATAAAAGGGTGGTTGCACAGGACGAAAAAAAGAGTGCTCTTGCTGCTCTCTCGCCAGCCATTGCTGCCCAGGCTTCCGGAGAGTACTGCATCATTCCTGACCCCCTGGAACTGACCGATACCTATACCAGTCCGCTGGCCAACGAAGATCGGACCGTCACCTGTCCCAATGCGTCCAAGTACGGATGTCAGGATCTCTGGATTCCTGATCTCTACGGTGAGTTCTGCGGTGTCTGTGAAAATTGCGGCTATCATTTTCCCCTCGAATATCAGTGGTATCTGAAGAACGTTTTTGATCCTGGTTCGGTCCGGATCTTTAATAACGAGCTGTTCTCTCTGAATCCTTTGAATTATGAGGGCTTTGATGATCGTCTCAAATCGGCCCGTTCAAAAACCGGTATGGGGTGTGCCAATCTGACCTTTGATGCCAGGGTGAAGGATATCAATCTGGTCGTGACCATGCTTTTCTCCGATTTTCGGAACGGGACTGTAGGCTCTGCCGAAGGCGAGAAATTTGTGCGGGCCTGCGACCGGGCTCGGCGGAAAAAGCGGCCCTTATTGGCCTATGTGCATACCACTGGAGGTATTCGGATCCAGGAGGGCACGCTGGGTGTTGCTCAGATGCCAAAATGCACAATGGCGGTGCGTGAGTATATCGATTCGGGTGGCTTGTACATCGTGGTCTATGATAATAACTCCTATGCAGGGCCGGTAGCCTCTTTCCTCGGTTGCTCTCCCTACCAGTTTGCCATTCGCTCCAGCCGGATAGGTTTTGCCGGACCACGAGTTATTCGGGAAACCACAGGTATTGATATCCCGCCGGATTATCATGATGCGCGGAATGCCCTAAAACGCGGTCATATTCAGGGGATAACTGATCGCCGTGATTTTAGGCGACACTTGTATCAGGTTATGCAGACGATGGGTAGTCCAAGCCTTTATTATCGATAA
- a CDS encoding DUF3800 domain-containing protein codes for MSNGCLYIFLDEGGNLDFASSGTTYFTLTSICTKRPFTVCHELGKYKFDLIEYGFDFSYFHCTKDNRHVRQRVFGIIKENIADLRVDSLIMEKGRIAPALQASEEFYPRMLGHLIRHVAEQEREELDSMKELIVITDSIPIKKKRAAVEKAVKTVLKKMLPSGCRFRVLHHASMSNMGLQLADYCNWAIFRKWESGDSVFYDALRAGIKSELEI; via the coding sequence ATGAGCAACGGCTGTTTATATATTTTCCTCGATGAAGGGGGCAATCTGGATTTTGCCTCATCAGGGACAACGTATTTCACCCTGACAAGTATTTGTACCAAACGCCCTTTTACCGTCTGTCATGAATTGGGAAAATATAAGTTCGACCTGATCGAATACGGATTTGACTTTTCATATTTCCACTGCACCAAAGACAACCGACATGTTCGGCAGCGGGTTTTCGGGATTATCAAAGAAAATATTGCAGATTTGCGGGTGGATTCGCTCATAATGGAGAAAGGTAGAATCGCTCCGGCCTTGCAGGCTTCGGAAGAATTTTATCCCCGGATGTTGGGGCACCTGATCCGGCATGTTGCGGAACAAGAGCGGGAAGAGCTGGACAGTATGAAAGAGCTGATCGTGATTACCGACAGCATACCGATAAAAAAGAAACGGGCTGCTGTGGAAAAGGCGGTCAAGACCGTGTTGAAAAAGATGCTGCCTTCAGGCTGTCGGTTCCGGGTGCTGCATCATGCCTCAATGTCAAATATGGGGCTACAGCTTGCGGATTATTGCAACTGGGCGATATTCAGAAAATGGGAATCAGGGGATAGTGTTTTCTATGATGCGTTGCGGGCAGGGATAAAGAGCGAACTGGAGATATAA